The Natrinema sp. DC36 genome includes the window AAGTTCCCGAGTACCACGAGAAGTGATTGAGTAGATATTGGTACGCTGGTCTCTTTCACCTTTCTCGACGAGTCCTTTGTCGACGACTTCGTCTAGGTTTGGGTAGAGTCGTCCATGATGGATTTCTTTCTCGTAGTAGTTCTCGAGTTCGTCTTTGATGGCGAGGCCGTGTGGTTTCTCTTGGCCGGCGATGACGTACAGTAGGTCGCGTTGGAATCCCGTGAGGTCGTACATACTATTGGATTCTCTGACTGTACCTATAAAATCCCGTCTATGTGTTACAAGGTTTTTAGGGAATGATAAGGATCAAAGCTGAGAAGTTTATTGAAACTCAGTAGCTGACGATATCTCGGACGAACTCTATCTCCCGATCTCGAGGAAGATAGCCAACGTCGATCCTGCGATCAAACTCATCTATTCTATCCTTCAGCTGGCGGATATCCTTCTCAAGAGTCAAGTTGTCATAACCATCTCGCGGCCACCAATCCATGAATAAGAAATACCGCCTGCCGACCTTTCCAGGGAATTCAGCTAATGCCTTGATATCTGTCTCACCGCCACTTCGAAATCTCCCACTCATATTCATCGAATGCTTGATCTCACACAGCACCGAGACCTCTGATCGATTCAGGTCTATAAAATTCCCTATCCCCTCCTTTTTCCCCTGCATCGTGATGTCGGACTTCGCGGGAAAAACTGCTAAATCGAAGTCGGTTTTAGCTCCTCCCCATATCCCGTTGTCGTAGAATCTGA containing:
- a CDS encoding PadR family transcriptional regulator; protein product: MYDLTGFQRDLLYVIAGQEKPHGLAIKDELENYYEKEIHHGRLYPNLDEVVDKGLVEKGERDQRTNIYSITSRGTRELEARRDWENQYVDLD